One Paraburkholderia caffeinilytica DNA segment encodes these proteins:
- a CDS encoding M20 family metallopeptidase, with protein sequence MTRDKAIDNAISYFDSGEFLQDLRRRVRMATESQEASAMPTLWNYLGHELTPLVERLGFKSRVVENPFEGGGPFLLATRIEDPVLPTVLMYGHGDVVRGQENQWKNQMRPWDITIEGDRWYGRGTADNKGQHTINLAALEQVLTVRKQRLGFNVKLLIEMGEEVGSPGLEAICEQNKDFLAADLLIASDGPRASAATPCVFLGSRGFVNFTLSVNLRDGAHHSGNWGGLLRNPGTVLASAIASIVDARGRILIDALKPGSIPEAVRQALRGIAIGGGPNDPEIDPDWGEPSLSPQERVYGWNALEVLAFTTGNPANPVGAIPPTARAHCQLRYVVGTDCEHIGAILQAHFREHGLEHVEVEIGEQMGATRVSTDDPWVEWALGSLRRTTGKKPDLLPNLGGSLPNTVFTEILGLPTIWIPHSYGACSQHAPNEHLLVSVAREALQIMAGLFWDLGETGSAVRDHRMRRETSRELT encoded by the coding sequence ATGACACGTGACAAAGCGATCGACAACGCCATTTCATATTTCGATTCGGGTGAGTTTCTTCAGGATCTGAGACGCCGGGTCCGTATGGCAACCGAGAGTCAGGAAGCCTCGGCTATGCCCACACTCTGGAACTATCTGGGTCACGAGCTCACGCCTTTGGTGGAGCGACTCGGATTCAAATCGCGCGTCGTGGAGAATCCGTTCGAAGGCGGTGGTCCGTTCCTGCTTGCGACCCGTATCGAAGACCCGGTTCTGCCCACCGTCCTCATGTATGGGCATGGCGACGTCGTGCGGGGACAGGAGAACCAATGGAAGAATCAGATGCGCCCATGGGACATCACCATAGAAGGCGACCGCTGGTATGGGAGGGGGACCGCGGATAACAAGGGCCAACATACGATTAACCTGGCTGCGCTGGAACAGGTCTTGACCGTGCGAAAGCAGAGGCTCGGTTTCAATGTCAAGCTGCTCATCGAGATGGGTGAAGAGGTGGGGTCCCCGGGACTCGAGGCGATTTGCGAACAGAATAAGGACTTCCTCGCCGCAGATCTCCTGATCGCTTCCGATGGCCCGCGTGCCAGTGCCGCCACGCCCTGCGTCTTTCTCGGTTCGCGCGGATTCGTCAACTTTACGCTCTCGGTGAACCTGCGTGACGGCGCCCATCATTCCGGCAACTGGGGCGGATTGCTGCGCAACCCAGGCACCGTACTAGCGAGCGCGATTGCGTCGATTGTCGATGCCCGTGGCCGGATACTGATCGATGCCTTGAAACCCGGAAGTATTCCGGAGGCGGTGCGTCAGGCGCTAAGAGGTATCGCAATCGGCGGTGGGCCGAACGACCCGGAGATCGATCCTGATTGGGGTGAGCCGTCCTTGAGTCCTCAGGAGCGCGTCTATGGCTGGAACGCACTGGAGGTCCTGGCGTTCACCACGGGCAATCCCGCCAATCCAGTCGGAGCCATTCCGCCAACCGCTCGTGCGCATTGCCAGCTCAGGTATGTGGTGGGCACCGACTGCGAGCATATCGGCGCTATCTTGCAAGCCCATTTCAGGGAACACGGTCTTGAGCATGTCGAGGTCGAGATCGGCGAACAGATGGGCGCGACCCGCGTGTCCACTGATGATCCATGGGTTGAATGGGCGCTCGGGTCGCTCAGGCGAACGACTGGAAAGAAGCCCGACCTGCTGCCTAACCTGGGCGGGTCGCTGCCCAACACGGTCTTTACGGAAATTCTCGGCTTGCCAACGATCTGGATTCCTCACTCATATGGCGCTTGTTCGCAGCACGCGCCGAATGAACATCTGCTTGTCAGCGTTGCGCGCGAGGCACTGCAGATCATGGCCGGTCTCTTCTGGGATCTCGGGGAAACGGGTTCGGCGGTTCGAGACCACCGTATGCGGCGGGAAACTTCCAGAGAATTGACGTAA
- a CDS encoding MFS transporter yields the protein MHTAATVGETDSIETKSSSFNRIILAASIGNALEWFDILIYGFFATIIAKTFFPATDATISLLVTLGTFGISYLVRPVGALVLGSYADRHGRKASMMVSIVMMMVGTAIIALMPSYASIGIAAPIAVVCARLIQGFSAGGEFGSTTAFLVEQAPERKGFIASFQFASQGLSYLLAAGFGAVLTNTLDKASLDAWGWRLPFLFGILIGPVGFYLRKHIHESPSFLEAKPEESPVRTVLAHQKFRMLLAIGILVLSTGTSYVILYIPTYASRQLHLPESFGFIATALTGAILTFVTPFVGHLSDRIGRVRMMTWAGIVFTATVYPIFKSLGEHAGLGALMAMMAWVGLLKAVYFGALPALMAETFPIETRATGMALSYNIGVTIFGGFAPLVVTSLILATGSKQAPAFYLMVLGVISLLALWQCRKTLNLR from the coding sequence ATGCATACTGCTGCAACCGTAGGTGAAACCGATTCGATAGAAACAAAGTCTTCGAGCTTCAACAGGATCATATTGGCCGCATCGATAGGCAATGCGCTTGAATGGTTCGACATACTTATCTATGGGTTTTTCGCCACCATCATTGCGAAGACGTTTTTCCCGGCAACGGATGCCACGATCTCACTCCTTGTGACGCTCGGTACGTTTGGCATTTCATACCTCGTCAGACCGGTTGGTGCGCTCGTGCTCGGATCCTACGCGGATCGGCATGGCCGCAAAGCGTCGATGATGGTGTCGATCGTCATGATGATGGTGGGTACCGCGATCATCGCCCTGATGCCGAGCTACGCGAGTATCGGCATTGCGGCACCGATTGCAGTCGTGTGCGCACGCCTGATCCAGGGGTTTTCGGCGGGAGGCGAATTTGGCAGCACAACGGCGTTTCTGGTTGAACAGGCACCGGAACGAAAGGGCTTCATTGCCAGCTTCCAGTTCGCCAGCCAGGGGCTGAGCTATCTGCTTGCGGCGGGCTTCGGGGCGGTCCTGACGAATACGCTCGATAAGGCTTCGCTCGATGCCTGGGGTTGGCGTCTCCCATTTTTATTCGGGATCTTGATCGGACCTGTGGGCTTCTATCTGCGCAAGCATATTCACGAGAGCCCCAGTTTTCTGGAGGCCAAGCCGGAGGAGTCGCCGGTCAGAACCGTGCTGGCGCACCAGAAATTCCGCATGCTTCTGGCCATTGGCATACTGGTCCTGTCGACCGGGACCAGTTACGTCATCCTTTACATTCCGACCTACGCAAGCCGTCAGCTCCACCTTCCCGAGAGCTTTGGTTTCATCGCTACGGCGCTCACGGGAGCCATTCTCACGTTCGTCACGCCGTTCGTCGGCCATCTCTCCGATCGTATCGGCCGGGTTCGGATGATGACCTGGGCCGGTATCGTTTTTACGGCGACTGTTTACCCTATTTTTAAAAGTCTGGGTGAGCATGCCGGTCTTGGCGCCCTCATGGCGATGATGGCGTGGGTGGGGCTGCTGAAAGCGGTCTATTTCGGAGCCTTGCCGGCATTGATGGCCGAGACTTTCCCGATTGAAACGCGGGCGACCGGCATGGCGCTCAGCTACAACATCGGCGTGACCATTTTCGGCGGCTTCGCGCCGCTCGTCGTGACCTCGCTGATTCTTGCGACGGGCAGCAAACAGGCGCCTGCCTTTTATCTGATGGTGCTGGGCGTTATCAGTCTGCTTGCGTTGTGGCAATGTCGCAAGACGTTAAATCTGCGCTAG
- the nthA gene encoding nitrile hydratase subunit alpha has product MNRNDSQLQGSENRHPDDHNHDGSALSEADLRVRALESLLVEKGYVDPHALEALIETYEHKVGPRNGARVIAKAWRDPAYRQWLLEDATAAIASLGYSGRQGEHMVVLENTPRVHNMVVCTLCSCYPWPVLGLPPVWYKSAPYRSRAVIDPRGVLKEFGFELPADTEFRVWDSTSEVRYLVLPMQPPGTTGFSEEALAELVTRDSMIGTGLPKTPEAQRELP; this is encoded by the coding sequence ATGAACCGTAACGATTCCCAGCTCCAAGGATCGGAGAACAGGCATCCCGACGATCACAATCACGACGGCAGTGCGCTGTCGGAGGCTGATCTGCGTGTCCGCGCGCTTGAATCCCTGCTGGTGGAGAAGGGGTACGTCGATCCCCATGCGCTGGAAGCGCTGATCGAGACATACGAGCATAAGGTCGGGCCGCGCAATGGCGCGCGCGTAATCGCGAAGGCATGGCGCGACCCGGCATACAGACAATGGCTACTCGAAGACGCTACTGCAGCAATCGCTTCGCTCGGATACAGCGGCAGGCAGGGTGAACACATGGTCGTGCTGGAAAACACGCCTCGCGTGCACAACATGGTGGTGTGCACATTGTGCTCATGCTATCCGTGGCCGGTGCTCGGGCTTCCGCCGGTCTGGTACAAGTCGGCGCCTTACCGGTCTCGAGCGGTCATCGATCCGCGCGGCGTATTGAAGGAGTTCGGCTTCGAATTACCTGCCGATACCGAGTTTCGCGTTTGGGACTCTACTTCCGAGGTCCGCTATCTGGTGTTGCCTATGCAGCCTCCCGGAACCACGGGTTTCTCTGAAGAAGCGCTAGCTGAACTGGTGACACGTGACTCGATGATCGGCACGGGATTGCCGAAGACGCCAGAAGCGCAACGGGAGTTGCCATGA
- the nthB gene encoding nitrile hydratase subunit beta has translation MNGAQDLGGMQSFGPIRPEIDSPVLHADWERRVLAITLAMGAVGKWNIDMSRAARESLPPAQYLASSYFEIWLEGLQKLLQDTGLVTAEEIGSGESGNAAVPVPRVLMANEVAAALRRGSPVDRSVAAKARFNVGDEVLTRQFNPSTHTRLPRYCRGRRGRIIAVHGAHVFPDTNAIGLGERPQWLYTVRFDASELWGADTTAASVCVDCWEPYLDYPGAMPA, from the coding sequence ATGAACGGTGCGCAAGATCTTGGTGGCATGCAATCGTTCGGTCCGATACGCCCGGAAATCGACAGTCCGGTCCTTCACGCGGACTGGGAGCGGCGCGTGCTGGCGATCACGTTGGCGATGGGCGCAGTCGGCAAGTGGAACATCGACATGTCTCGCGCCGCTCGGGAGAGTTTGCCGCCTGCGCAATACCTCGCCAGCAGTTACTTTGAGATCTGGCTCGAAGGACTGCAAAAGCTGCTGCAGGATACGGGCTTGGTGACGGCGGAAGAAATCGGCAGCGGTGAGTCCGGGAATGCGGCGGTGCCGGTCCCCCGGGTGTTGATGGCTAACGAGGTCGCTGCCGCCCTGCGGCGAGGCAGCCCCGTCGATCGCTCCGTGGCCGCCAAGGCCCGCTTTAACGTTGGCGACGAAGTGCTGACCCGTCAGTTCAATCCATCCACCCACACTCGTCTGCCGCGTTATTGCCGAGGCAGACGAGGACGCATCATCGCAGTCCACGGTGCACACGTTTTTCCCGACACCAATGCGATTGGTCTCGGCGAACGACCGCAGTGGCTCTACACGGTGCGCTTCGATGCTTCTGAACTCTGGGGAGCGGATACGACTGCGGCATCGGTCTGCGTCGATTGCTGGGAACCTTATCTCGACTATCCAGGCGCTATGCCTGCCTAA
- a CDS encoding nitrile hydratase accessory protein produces MTHPPADLPELRAALPALPCDDAGPVFKAPWEAQVFAMTLILHERGEFTWTEWALFLNQAIRDAQAAGDPDLGNTYYSHWLTALERISDFKGLLTGDMLLQRQNEWDIAARRTPHGQPIVLE; encoded by the coding sequence ATGACCCATCCCCCGGCGGATCTTCCCGAACTGCGTGCGGCGTTGCCGGCATTGCCATGTGACGACGCAGGGCCCGTCTTCAAGGCGCCGTGGGAGGCTCAGGTGTTCGCGATGACCCTGATCTTGCACGAGCGCGGCGAATTTACGTGGACAGAATGGGCGCTATTTCTGAATCAGGCGATCCGCGATGCGCAGGCCGCCGGCGACCCGGATCTTGGCAACACCTACTACAGTCATTGGCTGACGGCATTGGAGCGCATTAGCGACTTCAAGGGACTGCTTACAGGCGACATGCTTCTGCAGCGTCAGAACGAGTGGGACATTGCCGCTCGACGCACACCGCATGGCCAGCCGATTGTGTTGGAGTGA
- a CDS encoding ABC-F family ATP-binding cassette domain-containing protein codes for MISVRNVTLRRGVNVVLDSASVTFTPGEKIGLVGRNGAGKSSFFGLLNGTLHEDGGEFSIPAAWKMGQVAQEMPETEQSATDFVIDGDTVLLAAQAEVAAAEASDDGMRMAHAYMALHDAGAHDAPARAQALILGLGFSAAQLSQPVNSFSGGWRMRLQLARALMCPSDLLLLDEPTNHLDLDALVWLEAWLKRYQGTLVVISHDREFLDAVTQVTVHVDNAKLVRYGGNYSKFEDMRAEQLVLQQAAVARQADKIAHLQKFIDRFKAKASKAKQAQSRVKALERMEKIAPVLADAEFTFEFKEPLNVPNPLLSMLDASFGYAAPTGAPPGTPPTVIVRGINRSVLAGQRIGILGANGQGKSTLVKTVAHELAPIAGEISEGKGLNIGYFAQQELDVLRPLDTPMEHMIRLAKDTPAHMRAPGQSGTEQSLRTFLGTFNFSGDMVHQAVSTMSGGEKARLVLCMIVWQRPNLLLLDEPTNHLDLATREALGMALNEFEGTVMLVSHDRSLLRAVCDEFWLVTKGGVEPFDGDLDDYQQFLRDEARRMREQAAGEQKVIA; via the coding sequence ATGATTTCCGTCCGTAATGTCACGCTGCGCCGTGGCGTCAATGTCGTACTCGACAGCGCGTCCGTCACCTTCACCCCCGGCGAAAAGATTGGCCTTGTCGGCCGCAATGGCGCCGGCAAGTCGTCCTTCTTCGGCCTTCTCAACGGCACGCTGCACGAAGACGGCGGCGAGTTCTCGATTCCCGCTGCATGGAAGATGGGCCAGGTCGCGCAGGAGATGCCGGAGACCGAGCAGAGTGCGACCGACTTCGTCATCGACGGTGACACTGTACTGCTGGCCGCGCAGGCCGAAGTAGCCGCCGCTGAGGCCAGCGACGACGGCATGCGCATGGCACACGCCTACATGGCCCTGCACGACGCCGGTGCACATGATGCCCCCGCACGTGCCCAGGCGCTGATCCTGGGCCTTGGCTTCAGTGCCGCGCAGCTTAGCCAGCCGGTCAACAGTTTCTCCGGCGGCTGGCGCATGCGACTGCAACTGGCGCGCGCGCTCATGTGCCCGTCCGACTTGCTGTTACTCGACGAGCCGACCAATCACCTCGACCTCGACGCCTTGGTCTGGCTGGAAGCGTGGCTCAAGCGCTATCAAGGAACCTTGGTCGTGATCAGCCACGATCGCGAATTCCTCGACGCGGTGACGCAGGTGACGGTGCACGTCGACAACGCCAAGCTGGTGCGTTATGGCGGCAATTACAGCAAGTTCGAAGACATGCGCGCCGAGCAACTCGTGTTGCAGCAGGCCGCGGTGGCCAGGCAGGCGGACAAGATCGCCCACCTGCAGAAATTCATCGACCGTTTCAAGGCCAAGGCCTCGAAGGCGAAGCAGGCGCAGAGCCGGGTCAAGGCGCTCGAACGCATGGAGAAGATCGCACCGGTGCTTGCCGACGCGGAGTTCACCTTCGAGTTCAAGGAGCCGCTCAACGTCCCGAACCCGCTGTTGTCGATGCTGGACGCGAGCTTCGGCTACGCGGCGCCGACCGGCGCACCGCCGGGCACGCCGCCGACGGTTATCGTGCGGGGCATCAACCGATCCGTGCTGGCCGGGCAGCGCATCGGCATTCTCGGTGCCAACGGCCAGGGCAAGTCCACTCTGGTGAAGACGGTGGCACACGAGCTGGCGCCGATTGCCGGCGAAATCAGCGAAGGCAAAGGCCTGAACATCGGCTACTTCGCCCAGCAGGAACTCGACGTGCTGCGTCCTCTCGATACGCCGATGGAACACATGATCCGCCTTGCCAAGGACACGCCGGCGCACATGCGTGCCCCCGGCCAGAGTGGCACCGAACAATCGCTTCGCACCTTCCTCGGCACCTTCAACTTCAGTGGCGACATGGTCCATCAGGCGGTCAGCACGATGAGCGGTGGCGAAAAGGCGCGGCTCGTGTTGTGCATGATCGTGTGGCAGCGCCCCAACCTGCTGCTGCTCGACGAGCCTACCAACCACCTCGACCTGGCCACACGCGAAGCGCTAGGCATGGCACTCAACGAATTCGAAGGCACAGTGATGCTGGTCAGTCACGACCGTTCCCTGCTGCGCGCGGTATGTGACGAGTTCTGGCTCGTCACCAAGGGTGGCGTCGAGCCCTTCGACGGCGATCTGGACGATTACCAGCAGTTCCTGCGCGACGAAGCCCGTCGCATGCGCGAGCAGGCTGCCGGAGAGCAGAAGGTCATCGCCTGA
- a CDS encoding LacI family DNA-binding transcriptional regulator: MTKRIEREPAVPANPGESVTLIDVARVAGVAPMTVSRALHRPELVRSDTQKKVLDAVRATGYVPNMLAGGLASNRSKLVAILLPTIANSIFADTVQSLMDGLTSSGYQTLLGLTAYSTAREEALVEAILGRRPDGIVLAGTRHSDATVDRLSKAKIPVVEIWDLTDTPIDMVIGFSHEQVGTEVARHLFDKGYRKFGIVSVDDPRGLRRCESIKSELARLGVAEPAFEVLPAPATLQAGREGLGRILAASTPDIIVCSSDTLAQGVLAEAASRRLSVPHELAVMGFGDLSTAAHVYPALSTVRIDGITIGAKAAEALLARFAAVPRSEVVRTQVKIDTGFTIIDRQST; this comes from the coding sequence ATGACAAAGAGGATTGAGCGGGAGCCGGCGGTGCCAGCGAACCCGGGCGAGAGCGTGACACTGATCGACGTGGCTCGTGTGGCAGGTGTCGCGCCGATGACCGTGTCCCGCGCACTCCATCGACCGGAACTCGTGCGCAGCGATACACAGAAAAAGGTGCTCGATGCGGTTCGCGCGACAGGATACGTGCCCAACATGCTCGCTGGAGGACTTGCCAGCAACAGGAGCAAGCTGGTCGCCATCCTGCTCCCGACGATTGCCAACTCGATCTTTGCGGACACCGTCCAGTCACTGATGGACGGCCTGACGTCTTCGGGCTACCAGACGTTGCTGGGGCTCACCGCCTATTCGACGGCGCGCGAAGAGGCGCTTGTCGAAGCGATCCTTGGCCGACGGCCAGATGGCATCGTGCTCGCCGGCACCCGTCATTCCGATGCGACGGTCGACCGGCTATCGAAAGCAAAAATTCCCGTCGTCGAGATCTGGGACCTCACCGACACGCCGATAGACATGGTGATCGGGTTCTCGCACGAGCAGGTCGGTACAGAGGTGGCCCGACACCTGTTCGACAAAGGCTATCGGAAATTCGGCATCGTCTCCGTAGACGACCCACGCGGCCTGCGCCGCTGCGAAAGCATCAAAAGCGAGTTGGCAAGGCTTGGCGTTGCTGAGCCGGCTTTCGAGGTCCTCCCTGCCCCCGCGACCTTGCAGGCCGGCCGGGAAGGTCTCGGCCGGATCCTGGCCGCCTCGACGCCAGACATAATTGTCTGCAGTTCGGACACGCTGGCTCAGGGCGTGCTCGCTGAAGCGGCAAGCCGTCGGTTAAGTGTGCCGCATGAACTTGCAGTCATGGGCTTCGGCGATCTGAGTACGGCGGCACATGTCTATCCTGCGTTGTCCACGGTTCGCATCGACGGCATAACCATTGGTGCGAAGGCGGCAGAGGCCTTGCTCGCGCGCTTCGCTGCCGTTCCGCGCTCCGAAGTAGTGCGAACCCAGGTGAAAATCGACACCGGCTTTACCATCATCGATCGGCAAAGCACTTGA
- a CDS encoding MFS transporter, whose protein sequence is MIFIVTVFNYVDRATLSIAAPSMRHELGFDAFTMGIAFSAFGWAYTGMQIPGGLILDRFGARVVLGLSLIVWSALTFVQGYVHLFASAFVALFALRFLMGVAESPAFPCNSRLTVMWFPSAERGLATSIFQLAQYFALAVFTPVMTYTVSKWGWHYVFFTTGAVGVLIGLWWLKSVREPQRDHRVNAAELEYIATGGGLPAMGDTPRPFKWREIRSIAANRMMIGVYIGQFCLTSITWFFLTWFPTYLIEAKGMSILKVGVAAAIPAVAGCLGGLIGGLWSDWMLKRGFSLTAARKTPIITGLVLSSTIVAANYIHSTTAVILVMSLAFFAKGVGNLGWCIVGDVSPKHAMGISGGIFNLCGNLASIVTPLAIGWMIRSTGSFEVALTYVAALSLLGAFSYLFIVGKLKRLEEGESDGTSPKSAPVTGLNPRHGN, encoded by the coding sequence ATGATTTTCATCGTCACGGTGTTCAATTACGTGGACCGGGCAACGCTATCGATCGCGGCGCCCAGCATGCGCCACGAGTTGGGCTTCGATGCGTTCACCATGGGCATTGCGTTTTCCGCGTTCGGGTGGGCGTACACGGGCATGCAGATTCCTGGCGGCCTGATCCTGGACCGATTCGGTGCGCGGGTCGTGCTTGGTCTGAGCCTGATCGTCTGGTCGGCGCTGACTTTTGTGCAGGGCTACGTGCATCTGTTCGCGTCCGCGTTCGTTGCGCTGTTCGCATTGCGTTTCCTGATGGGCGTGGCCGAGTCGCCGGCCTTTCCGTGTAACAGCCGTCTCACGGTGATGTGGTTTCCAAGCGCGGAGCGCGGCCTCGCCACGTCTATCTTCCAGTTGGCGCAGTATTTCGCACTGGCTGTCTTTACTCCGGTCATGACCTATACGGTCAGCAAGTGGGGCTGGCACTACGTGTTCTTCACGACGGGAGCGGTCGGCGTGCTGATCGGACTGTGGTGGTTGAAATCTGTGCGGGAGCCGCAGCGCGACCACCGCGTCAACGCGGCCGAGTTGGAATACATCGCAACGGGTGGCGGGCTTCCAGCCATGGGCGACACTCCGCGACCGTTCAAATGGCGCGAGATCAGGTCGATTGCGGCCAACCGCATGATGATCGGGGTTTACATCGGTCAGTTCTGTCTCACGTCGATTACATGGTTCTTCCTGACATGGTTTCCCACGTACCTCATCGAAGCCAAAGGTATGTCGATTCTCAAGGTCGGCGTCGCAGCAGCGATACCCGCGGTGGCTGGGTGCCTCGGAGGCCTCATCGGTGGACTGTGGTCCGACTGGATGCTCAAGCGTGGATTCAGTCTTACGGCAGCGCGAAAGACGCCGATCATCACCGGCCTCGTGTTGTCCAGCACGATCGTCGCGGCGAATTACATCCACTCGACCACGGCTGTGATCCTCGTGATGTCGCTTGCTTTCTTCGCGAAGGGCGTTGGCAATCTCGGATGGTGCATCGTCGGCGACGTCTCGCCGAAACACGCGATGGGCATCAGCGGCGGCATCTTCAATCTCTGCGGCAACCTCGCGAGCATCGTTACGCCACTGGCCATCGGCTGGATGATCAGGAGCACGGGTTCGTTCGAGGTCGCACTCACCTATGTCGCGGCGCTCTCGCTGCTCGGCGCTTTCTCGTATCTGTTCATTGTCGGCAAGCTCAAACGCCTGGAGGAGGGGGAGTCCGACGGGACTTCGCCCAAGAGTGCGCCTGTTACCGGCTTGAACCCACGCCACGGCAACTGA
- a CDS encoding L-talarate/galactarate dehydratase, whose amino-acid sequence MIATSSLASGASSDQIKWIRIASTILPLANPISDAKVLTGRQKPMTEIVILFVEIETADGHRGLGFSYSKRAGGPGQFAHAKEIAPVLLGEDPSDIARLWDKLAWAGASVGRSGMAAQAIGAFDVALWDLKAKRANLSLAKLLGAHRDSVRCYNTSGGFLHTPLDELLTNTDASREKGIGGIKLKVGQPDCALDIHRVQTVRKHLGDTFPLMVDANQQWDRPTAQRMCRTFEQYNLVWIEEPLDCYDAEGHAALAAQFDTPIATGEMLTSVSEHWEFIRQRSADYLMPDAPRVGGITPFLKVATLADHAGLMLAPHFAMELHVHLAACYSREPWVEHFEWLEPLFNERLETRNGRMIVPTRPGLGLTLSDRVAGWTAQEAEVGTRA is encoded by the coding sequence ATGATCGCTACCAGCTCCCTCGCTTCTGGCGCTTCAAGTGACCAGATCAAATGGATTCGTATTGCATCGACCATTCTCCCGTTGGCCAACCCCATCAGCGATGCCAAGGTCTTGACGGGTCGCCAGAAGCCGATGACGGAAATTGTCATCCTGTTCGTCGAGATCGAAACGGCCGATGGTCATCGCGGTCTCGGTTTCAGTTATTCGAAGCGCGCCGGTGGGCCGGGTCAGTTTGCCCACGCAAAAGAGATTGCGCCCGTATTGCTCGGTGAAGACCCGAGCGACATCGCCCGGCTGTGGGACAAGCTTGCGTGGGCGGGCGCCTCGGTTGGACGCAGCGGTATGGCCGCACAGGCGATCGGTGCATTCGATGTTGCGCTATGGGATCTGAAAGCAAAGCGGGCAAACCTGTCGCTCGCGAAACTGCTCGGCGCACACCGCGATTCTGTGCGTTGCTACAACACGTCGGGTGGCTTTCTCCACACGCCGCTCGACGAGTTGTTGACGAATACGGATGCGTCGCGCGAGAAGGGCATTGGCGGCATCAAGCTGAAGGTGGGCCAGCCCGACTGTGCGCTGGACATTCATCGCGTGCAAACTGTCCGCAAGCATCTGGGCGACACCTTCCCGCTGATGGTCGATGCGAATCAGCAATGGGACCGGCCCACAGCGCAGCGCATGTGCCGCACATTCGAGCAATACAACCTGGTATGGATCGAAGAGCCGCTCGATTGCTACGACGCCGAGGGCCACGCGGCGCTCGCCGCGCAGTTCGACACGCCGATTGCCACGGGCGAGATGCTGACCAGCGTTTCAGAGCATTGGGAGTTCATCCGACAGCGCTCGGCTGATTATCTGATGCCGGACGCGCCTCGCGTCGGCGGTATCACCCCGTTCCTGAAGGTAGCGACTCTAGCCGACCACGCGGGACTGATGCTGGCGCCTCACTTTGCGATGGAACTCCACGTGCATCTTGCAGCCTGCTATTCGCGCGAGCCGTGGGTCGAACACTTCGAGTGGCTCGAGCCGTTGTTCAATGAGCGACTCGAGACCCGCAATGGCCGGATGATTGTGCCGACGCGCCCGGGGCTCG